GGATGCGTTGTGCAATGCGCATTCCGTCGGGACAGTCCGTCTGAGGAAGGATGACTACGATTTCTTCTCCTCCGTAGCGAGCCACGAAGTCGTAGGAGCGGACGGAGTTTTTGAATATCTCCCCTAGGGTTCTGAGAACACGGTCACCGGCCTGGTGTCCGAAGTAATCATTGAATTTTTTAAAGAAGTCAATGTCGGCGATGAGTAAACAATACGGTTGATGTAATCTTACGGCCTGGTTGTGAACTCTTTCGATTTCCATTTCGAAGGCGCGGCGGTTTCCTATCAGCATCAACTCGTCGGTCAAAGACAGTATTTGGAGCTTTTCGGCCAACAGCGACAGCTGCTCGTTCTTTTCTTTGAGTTCGTCTGCATACTGTTTCAGTTTGAGCTGAGTCTTGACTCGCACCCATATTTCCTCGAGGAAAAAAGGCTTGGTGACAAAATCTACTGCTCCCTCTTCAAAGGCCTTCACAATAGCTTCCCGGTCGTTGCGCGACGTGACAAATATCACGGGGATATCTTTTGTGAGTTCATTTTCCTTGAGCGCAGCGCAAACCTCGAAACCGTTCTTGTCGGGTAGAACCAAATCCAACAAAATAATATCAGGCTCCAACAACTTGGCCATCTCAATACCGGAGCTGCCGGTCGCCGCCCAGAAAGATTCCCAATCCTCTTTGGCAAATATCTGTTCCAAGAGTCTAAAACTCAGCTTTTCGTCATCGACTACCAGAACCCTAGTCTTGCGCGACATTATCTCGTATCTCCTCACTTCCGCGGCTACAGAACCGGTCACAGGCCCACGACTATATTATAGCAGGATGAAAAACCTTGGGTAACAAAAATCAGGGGCCCGGATCGGTATTCATTGTTCATTGCTTTTCCATCGAACAACCGGCTTTTAGATTTTCCTACCGAAACACTAGGTTGGTCATTACCAGACTGAGGTTCGAATTTTCGAGAATTTATGGTAAGATGTTGATTACTGGGACCGGTACCATGGCGCAACGATTGTTCGTAACAACTGGACAGGCCTT
The sequence above is drawn from the Syntrophothermus lipocalidus DSM 12680 genome and encodes:
- a CDS encoding diguanylate cyclase, coding for MSRKTRVLVVDDEKLSFRLLEQIFAKEDWESFWAATGSSGIEMAKLLEPDIILLDLVLPDKNGFEVCAALKENELTKDIPVIFVTSRNDREAIVKAFEEGAVDFVTKPFFLEEIWVRVKTQLKLKQYADELKEKNEQLSLLAEKLQILSLTDELMLIGNRRAFEMEIERVHNQAVRLHQPYCLLIADIDFFKKFNDYFGHQAGDRVLRTLGEIFKNSVRSYDFVARYGGEEIVVILPQTDCPDGMRIAQRIQEEIAKKNIVHPANPPHNRLTVSIGISCFQPDNPDFSYYEIIRKADQALYLAKNAGRNSIRVFREE